A window of Fusarium musae strain F31 chromosome 1, whole genome shotgun sequence genomic DNA:
TGCGACAAATGTTGGAGCTGATCACTAACCCCTCCACAAGGTCGACACCATTGCGAAGCGGTTGATGAGCAACCAGACCCGTGTAAGCGAATTGCCTCTCTTGACGCATGCCATCGGACAATGTATTGACAGCTTGGGCTCGTAGATATCCAGCGCCAGCGAGTTGAACAAGgtcatcttcaaggacaaggccacCGCTCCCTTCGGACGAAAATTCGTTTCCCTCTTCCCTGGACTGGGATATGCCGCCGGCTACAAGGTCCTACAGCGTGTGTACAAGTATGGTGGCCAGCCTGTTGCTCGTGATTACCTCTCCAAGCACTATGGAGCAGACTTCGAGAACGCCTTCGGCAAGAAGACCGGAAAAGCCATCATGCATTCTACTGCTGGAAGGTAGGACATGAATACCTCtgtttgttgagaagcttgaactGATGTGCCCCATAGTCTGATCGGTATTGGTGAGATCGTTCTCCTACCTCTTGacgtcctcaagatcaaacGCCAGACAAACCCCGAGGCTTTCCGTGGCCGTGGTGTCCTCAAGATCGTTGCCGATGAGGGTTTTGGCCTGTACCGTGGCTGGGGCTGGACAGCTGCTCGTAACGCCCCTGGATCTTTCGCTGTATGTGTggcctcttctccttgagttgATTCAGAAGACTGATTTGGCGTAGCTGTTTGGTGGATCTGCTTTTGCCAAGGAGTATATTTTCCATCTTGAGGATTACAACAAGGCCAGCTGGTTCCAGAACTTTATTGCTTCTATTGCTGGTGCTTCCGCTTCTCTGGTTGTCTCTGCTCCCCTTGACGTTATCAAGACCCGTATCCAGAACCGAAACTTCGACAACCCTGAGAGTGGCTTCCGAATTCTCTCCAATATGGCCAAGAATGAGGGCCCTGGAGCTTTCTTCAAAGGACTTGTCCCTAAGGTACGCTCACCGTCCTAGAAGTGATAGCCGTCTTTCTGCGGCCCGCCAGCTCCCGATCAACTCCCGTCCCCACTCAAGAACTTCTCGACGCTAACTTTTACGGCCCTGCAGCTCCTCATGACTGGTCCCAAGTTGGTTTTCTCTTTCTGGCTTGCCCAGACTTTGATTCCTGCCTTTGACATTGCATTCAAGAAGTAGAGATGAAATTATGCAATATTTGAATTCATGTTAAAGATTGATATACGAATCTAGATAGGTACTATCTGGACGCTGATAACGAAGACAGCTTAAATGGGAGTTTAGACGGATCAGGTTCTTAGGTTTGCTACGATAGACACGCCACTGCGCCGATATGAGAGGATCTGCTTCGCTTGGAAGCGAGGTAAACTGTTAGTGAAGCAGTGGGGAGGCACTCAACTCTGTATAAATAAGCGATTTGATTTGATAAATGCCATCCGTTCTAATCGGGAGATGCCTGTGGGACAGAACAAAACTCAAGGCCTAGGCGACAAAACCATATACGTAAGCCAGCGTGAGCTTGAGTTAAGCTTGAATGATTTCGTTTGGCTATCGTCTTATAAGATCTGAAGTTTTCTTTGGGGCTTGGGTCATACCTTATTGAAAGGCGTAATGTGGTGGTGCTGGACTTGCTTACTCTCAACGTCACCTATCTACCAGGGCATCAGAGCGGTAGGCACAGTTACTTTGTTTAGATTTGCTCGATGCAGCCGTGAGCAAGGCCATGATCCCTGTTAAATTCCACAATGGTGTAGTTTATAGGCCCCTCTTCACAGGGCGGTCCAAAGGCCCTCAATTCGTGGTGTGATCTGCTCGGTTGTGAGCTTGTGATTTGCCAATGTCAACTGGGGGTGCGGTACAACGACAGCCTAAGGTCGAGTTGATTATCAGTGCGGGAGGTTGCTCGGCAACCAACCAGGCCCGAAACAAAAAATAAACCAGGTTGCGGTTACGCAACGGACAGCCAAAGATTGAGTTATAGCTTCTCTCAACGCCATCTGAATTTAACAATGCAACCAACTTTGATGCTCTAACTTCATTCCCTCCAatttcatcatcctcttgtATCTGATACCCCCTTGAATTGCTTGTTATACTACCTGCTTTCCTGCTTGTTAGTTGCAACGAGTATATTCAGATACGTACACCGCATTCCTCAATCCCCACCGACTTTTGTTTGCTCTCTTGTAAATAGCGTGGCTGCGGCGCCGTCCGCATTCTTGCCATTGAGACCAACACACTTCTCACATACCATTAC
This region includes:
- the GGC1 gene encoding Mitochondrial GTP/GDP carrier protein 1 (BUSCO:EOG09263JTO), whose product is MSPPVAPGREKESGLARVLGSGSAGIAELAVFHPVDTIAKRLMSNQTRISSASELNKVIFKDKATAPFGRKFVSLFPGLGYAAGYKVLQRVYKYGGQPVARDYLSKHYGADFENAFGKKTGKAIMHSTAGSLIGIGEIVLLPLDVLKIKRQTNPEAFRGRGVLKIVADEGFGLYRGWGWTAARNAPGSFALFGGSAFAKEYIFHLEDYNKASWFQNFIASIAGASASLVVSAPLDVIKTRIQNRNFDNPESGFRILSNMAKNEGPGAFFKGLVPKLLMTGPKLVFSFWLAQTLIPAFDIAFKK